One Octopus sinensis linkage group LG20, ASM634580v1, whole genome shotgun sequence DNA window includes the following coding sequences:
- the LOC115222697 gene encoding uncharacterized protein LOC115222697 codes for MAFPHFLTTLFSPKPDLIHVYITQLVGGSTLGGIWLSWYSTSFYLERDIKSVLLSRVYTTIIIFAVITQSHFMLGYPKLENMWLFFTWFLPFVLAIVGLIMINARRRYPIKKKAT; via the exons ATGGCTTTTCCACATTTTTTGACTACCTTGTTT tCTCCAAAACCTGATCtaatccatgtatatataactcAACTTGTGGGTGGATCGACACTTGGTGGTATTTGGTTATCTTGGTACTCTACGAGTTTTTACCTAGAAAGAGATATAAAATCAGTTTTACTCTCTCGTGTTTAC acAACAATCATAATTTTTGCTGTGATAACCCAAAGCCACTTCATGCTAGGATATCCTAAACTGGAGAATATGTGGTTGTTCTTCACTTGGTTCCTTCCATTTGTACTTGCAATTGTTGGTCTCATTATGATAAATGCACGACGAAGATACCCAATAAAGAAAAAGGCAACATAA